A DNA window from Aureibaculum sp. 2308TA14-22 contains the following coding sequences:
- the dusB gene encoding tRNA dihydrouridine synthase DusB — protein MVKIGNIELPDFPLLLAPMEDVSDPPFRALCKEQGADVVYTEFISSEGLIRDAAKSTMKLDIYEKERPVGIQIFGANLDSMLQTVDIVEKSNPDIIDINFGCPVKKVVSKGAGAGILKDIDLMVKLTAEMVKRTHLPITVKTRLGWDHNSIKIVEVAERLQDVGCKAIAIHGRTRAQMYKGDADWKPIAEVKNNPRMHIPVFGNGDISSPERALEMRDQYGLDGAMIGRATIGYPWFFAAVKHFFNTGEHLPPPTMSERVEVARRHLQMAIDWKGERLGIVETRRHYTNYFKGIPHFKEYRLKMVTTDDAEGVFAVFDEVIEKFGNFQFT, from the coding sequence TTGGTAAAAATAGGCAACATAGAACTTCCTGATTTTCCTTTACTTTTGGCACCTATGGAAGATGTTAGTGACCCGCCGTTCCGTGCATTGTGCAAGGAGCAAGGTGCTGACGTGGTCTATACCGAATTTATTTCTAGTGAGGGTCTTATTCGCGATGCAGCAAAAAGCACCATGAAACTAGATATTTACGAAAAAGAACGCCCTGTTGGTATTCAGATTTTTGGTGCCAATTTGGATAGCATGCTGCAAACTGTTGATATTGTTGAAAAATCAAATCCTGATATTATCGATATTAACTTTGGTTGTCCCGTAAAAAAAGTAGTAAGTAAAGGTGCTGGTGCTGGTATTTTAAAGGACATTGATCTTATGGTAAAATTAACGGCAGAAATGGTAAAAAGAACGCATTTGCCTATTACCGTTAAAACACGTTTGGGTTGGGATCACAACTCCATAAAAATAGTAGAAGTTGCGGAACGATTACAAGATGTAGGTTGTAAAGCTATTGCCATTCACGGTAGAACACGAGCTCAAATGTATAAGGGTGATGCTGACTGGAAACCAATTGCCGAAGTAAAAAACAACCCTAGAATGCATATTCCTGTTTTTGGAAATGGTGATATTTCTTCTCCTGAAAGAGCACTAGAAATGCGTGATCAATATGGATTAGACGGAGCCATGATTGGTAGAGCTACCATAGGCTATCCTTGGTTTTTTGCAGCCGTAAAACATTTTTTTAATACCGGAGAGCATTTACCACCGCCCACTATGTCGGAACGAGTTGAAGTAGCCCGTAGGCATTTGCAAATGGCTATTGATTGGAAAGGTGAACGTTTGGGTATTGTTGAAACAAGAAGGCATTATACAAACTATTTCAAAGGTATTCCGCACTTTAAAGAATATCGTTTAAAAATGGTTACTACTGATGACGCCGAAGGTGTATTTGCAGTTTTTGATGAAGTAATTGAAAAGTTTGGCAACTTTCAGTTTACGTAA
- a CDS encoding sulfatase family protein: MKLSQKLLVSFGLVIATSFLSGSYYPTNTVKKTPKKPNILFCIADDWGWPHAGAYGDKVVKTPTFDRLANEGVLFDHAYVSSPSCTPSRSSILAGQYHWRLGESANLWSTMDVDTPVYPLLLEEAGYHVGRWRKCWGPGDLKAGGYIDKNPGGKEYPEGFKQFLEAREDGTPFSFWLGASDPHRGYEKGSGKASGIDIDKVQVPKFYPNEEEIRSDIADYYFEVQRFDNDVNKAIQLLEEIGELENTIIVMTGDHGMPFPRCKSNLYDMGVRVPLVIRWGEKVKGNRRVKDFVSLTDLAATFLEVADVTIPDQMTGKSLKPILLSKKEGWIEPKRDHVIFGKERHVPGQLAPSLEGYPSRGIRTEHYSYIRNFYPERWPVGVPEGSSHPMNTFPDCDNGPTKTFLIEHSNDSNYKQYYQWSFAKRPAEELYNIKVDPDQLNNLADNLEYKNIKKELSEKLIMLLTASKDPRMTSDGEKFDEYPYRAPYKLNDGNKN; the protein is encoded by the coding sequence ATGAAATTATCACAGAAGTTATTAGTTAGTTTTGGTTTAGTCATTGCTACTAGTTTCTTATCAGGGTCATATTATCCTACAAATACTGTAAAGAAAACTCCTAAAAAACCAAATATACTTTTCTGTATTGCTGACGATTGGGGTTGGCCACATGCCGGTGCTTATGGAGATAAAGTAGTAAAAACACCTACATTTGACAGACTTGCTAATGAGGGTGTCCTTTTTGACCATGCTTATGTTTCCAGTCCGTCATGTACACCGAGTAGAAGTTCTATTCTCGCGGGTCAGTATCATTGGCGTTTGGGTGAGAGTGCAAACTTATGGTCAACGATGGATGTGGATACACCCGTTTATCCTTTGTTATTGGAAGAAGCAGGTTATCATGTTGGTCGTTGGCGAAAATGTTGGGGTCCTGGAGACTTAAAAGCTGGAGGTTATATTGACAAAAATCCTGGAGGGAAAGAATACCCAGAGGGATTTAAACAATTTCTGGAAGCAAGGGAGGATGGAACTCCATTTAGTTTTTGGTTAGGAGCATCTGACCCACATAGAGGATATGAAAAAGGCAGTGGAAAGGCTTCAGGAATTGATATAGATAAGGTTCAAGTACCCAAATTTTATCCCAATGAAGAAGAAATACGCTCAGATATTGCAGATTACTATTTTGAAGTTCAACGATTTGATAATGATGTAAATAAGGCCATACAGCTATTGGAAGAGATTGGGGAATTAGAAAATACGATTATTGTAATGACGGGCGACCATGGAATGCCTTTTCCGAGATGTAAAAGTAACTTATATGATATGGGTGTTCGTGTGCCATTGGTGATAAGATGGGGAGAAAAGGTGAAAGGTAACAGACGAGTGAAAGACTTTGTTTCACTTACCGATTTGGCAGCTACTTTTCTAGAAGTTGCAGATGTAACTATTCCTGATCAAATGACAGGAAAATCATTAAAACCAATTCTTTTATCAAAAAAAGAAGGCTGGATTGAACCAAAACGCGACCATGTTATTTTTGGAAAAGAACGCCATGTTCCCGGACAGCTCGCACCATCCTTAGAAGGTTATCCTAGTAGGGGCATACGAACCGAGCATTACTCATATATTCGTAATTTTTACCCTGAAAGATGGCCAGTCGGAGTTCCAGAAGGTTCTTCTCACCCGATGAATACTTTCCCAGACTGTGACAATGGACCTACAAAAACATTCCTTATTGAACATTCCAATGACTCCAATTATAAGCAATATTATCAATGGAGTTTTGCAAAGCGACCAGCTGAAGAATTGTACAATATAAAAGTAGACCCAGATCAACTTAACAATCTTGCGGACAATCTTGAATATAAGAACATCAAAAAAGAGTTATCTGAAAAACTCATTATGCTCTTAACTGCTTCAAAAGATCCTCGTATGACAAGTGATGGGGAAAAATTTGATGAATACCCTTACAGGGCACCTTATAAACTTAATGACGGAAATAAAAACTGA
- a CDS encoding phosphatase PAP2 family protein, protein MNKLVIVFAFSLCFQTIFSQNKTIETSGDVLLYAMPTIVLGSTIIKGDTRGTWQFTKGAVVNFAITYGLKQIISKKRPNMENDNSFPSGHTSFTFQSASFIQRRYGWKYGIPAYLLASYTGYSRIQADKHDIFDVLAGAVIGIGSTYLFTTPYQQEHMELTFSGGKGDFLIGFKFRF, encoded by the coding sequence ATGAATAAATTAGTAATAGTCTTTGCTTTTTCGCTTTGCTTTCAAACCATATTTTCCCAAAATAAAACTATTGAGACTTCAGGTGATGTTCTGTTATATGCGATGCCCACAATAGTCTTAGGCTCAACAATTATTAAGGGCGATACTAGGGGTACTTGGCAATTTACAAAAGGAGCGGTAGTTAATTTTGCTATAACTTATGGATTAAAGCAGATAATAAGTAAGAAAAGACCAAATATGGAAAATGATAATTCTTTTCCCTCTGGTCACACATCTTTTACCTTTCAAAGTGCTTCATTTATACAAAGAAGATATGGGTGGAAATACGGAATACCAGCATATTTGCTGGCTAGTTACACGGGCTACAGTAGAATACAAGCAGACAAACATGATATTTTTGATGTATTAGCTGGGGCAGTAATTGGAATTGGAAGTACTTATCTATTTACGACACCTTATCAACAAGAACATATGGAACTCACTTTTAGTGGAGGTAAAGGTGATTTTCTAATTGGGTTTAAGTTTAGATTTTGA
- a CDS encoding cation transporter, translating to MNKTIFEITKMDCPSEENLIRMKLDGISSIANLDFDIPNRKLTVFHSGEIDQIEKSVIELNLGGKKISTEQTDQTVFKENENQKKLLWSVLAINFAFFIIEMTTGIISKSMGLVADSLDMLADSFVYGISLFAVGGTLIKKKRIAKLAGYFQIILAIIGFIEVLRRFFGAEKLPDFSTMIIVSILALIANGICLYILQKSKSKEEAHMKASMIFTSNDVIINLGVIIAGILVNWLSSNKPDLIIGTIVFALVIQGAFRILKLSK from the coding sequence GTGAATAAAACAATATTTGAGATAACAAAAATGGATTGTCCTTCAGAGGAAAATCTAATCCGAATGAAATTGGACGGAATTTCGAGTATTGCGAATTTGGACTTTGATATTCCGAACCGAAAATTGACCGTTTTTCACAGCGGAGAAATTGACCAAATCGAAAAGTCCGTTATCGAACTGAATTTAGGCGGAAAAAAAATCTCAACGGAACAAACCGACCAAACGGTATTTAAAGAAAACGAAAACCAGAAAAAACTACTTTGGTCTGTACTTGCCATAAATTTTGCGTTTTTCATTATCGAAATGACAACAGGAATTATCTCAAAATCAATGGGACTTGTTGCCGATAGTTTGGATATGCTTGCGGACAGTTTTGTTTACGGAATTAGTTTGTTTGCGGTTGGCGGAACTTTAATCAAGAAAAAACGGATTGCCAAACTTGCTGGATATTTTCAAATAATACTTGCGATTATTGGATTTATAGAAGTTTTGAGAAGATTTTTCGGAGCCGAGAAACTTCCCGATTTTTCAACAATGATTATCGTTTCGATTTTAGCACTTATCGCAAACGGAATTTGTCTTTACATTTTGCAAAAGTCAAAGAGCAAAGAAGAAGCACATATGAAAGCGAGTATGATTTTCACTTCTAATGATGTCATTATAAATTTAGGAGTAATAATCGCTGGAATTTTGGTAAATTGGTTGAGTTCAAATAAGCCAGATTTGATTATTGGAACAATCGTTTTTGCGTTGGTAATTCAAGGAGCATTTCGGATTTTGAAATTAAGCAAGTGA
- a CDS encoding response regulator transcription factor encodes MGEKVTILLAEDEPALGQIIKDSLETRDFNVLLCADGEIALKTYKENEPKLLVLDVMMPKKDGFTLAKEIRKENDEIPIIFLTAKSQTKDVVEGFTIGGNDYVKKPFSIEELIVRINSLLQRTNLQKTTEIIQLGDYTFDFRRQILQFKTEKEVQLTHREAHLLFHLYKNKNEVLNRSIILNKLWGNDDIFSSRSMDVFITKLRKKLKQDETIQILNVRGFGYKLVC; translated from the coding sequence TGGAAACAAGAGACTTTAATGTGTTGTTATGTGCTGACGGAGAAATTGCATTAAAAACATATAAAGAAAACGAGCCAAAGTTGCTCGTTTTAGATGTTATGATGCCCAAAAAAGATGGTTTTACCTTGGCGAAGGAAATTAGAAAAGAAAATGATGAAATTCCCATTATTTTTTTAACTGCTAAATCTCAAACTAAAGATGTTGTAGAAGGCTTTACCATTGGCGGTAACGATTACGTAAAAAAGCCTTTTTCTATTGAAGAATTAATTGTTCGTATTAATAGTTTGTTACAACGAACAAATTTGCAAAAAACCACAGAAATTATACAACTCGGAGATTATACTTTTGATTTTAGGAGGCAAATCTTACAATTTAAAACGGAAAAAGAAGTTCAACTAACGCATAGAGAAGCTCACTTATTATTTCATCTGTATAAAAATAAAAATGAAGTGTTAAACCGTTCAATTATTCTAAATAAACTTTGGGGTAATGATGATATTTTTAGTTCAAGAAGTATGGATGTTTTTATAACAAAACTTCGCAAAAAACTAAAACAAGATGAAACTATTCAAATTTTAAACGTTCGAGGATTTGGGTATAAGTTGGTTTGTTGA
- a CDS encoding M28 family peptidase, translated as MIRLKLSVIFIGLAFLVTGCKKEYTPENKIKEDVAFLADDKLEGRQTGTKGEKEAAKYLAKRFKSLGLQPKGTDGYFQDFTFKPKTNPHQKVKYTDVNADSTITGRNVLGFINNNAAETVIIGAHYDHLGYGGEGSLHRGEDKAIHNGADDNASGVAVMLNLASKLKNTNNKNNYLFMAFSGEEMGLLGSNYFVKNATINLDSVNYMLNMDMVGRLKKDSTLAVYGVGTTPIFKQVITASNNKFKLIEKESGVGPSDHTSFYLSDIPVLHFFTGQHEDYHKPGDDAEKLNYEGMESVSNYIFDIITDLDDNGKLAFRKTKNESDETPRFKVTLGVVPDYMFDGKGMRIDGVSEDKPAQKAGLQKGDVVLQLGDSTIVDMMGYMRALSAFKVGDATTVKVKRNGEEIEKEVTF; from the coding sequence ATGATTAGATTAAAATTATCAGTAATTTTTATTGGATTAGCATTTTTAGTTACAGGGTGTAAAAAAGAATATACTCCAGAAAACAAAATAAAAGAAGATGTAGCTTTTTTAGCCGATGATAAATTAGAAGGTAGGCAAACAGGAACAAAAGGAGAAAAAGAGGCCGCTAAATACTTGGCAAAACGTTTTAAATCGTTAGGACTTCAACCAAAAGGAACGGATGGTTACTTTCAGGACTTTACATTCAAGCCAAAAACAAATCCACATCAAAAGGTAAAATACACAGACGTAAATGCCGACAGTACAATTACTGGAAGAAACGTTTTGGGTTTTATAAACAATAATGCTGCTGAAACCGTTATCATAGGTGCACATTACGATCATTTAGGTTATGGTGGCGAAGGTTCTTTGCACAGAGGTGAAGATAAAGCCATTCACAACGGTGCAGACGACAACGCCAGCGGTGTTGCCGTAATGTTGAATTTGGCAAGTAAACTTAAAAACACCAATAATAAGAACAATTACCTTTTTATGGCTTTTTCTGGTGAAGAAATGGGCTTATTGGGTTCTAATTATTTTGTAAAAAATGCAACGATAAATCTAGATTCTGTAAACTATATGCTAAATATGGATATGGTAGGTAGATTAAAAAAAGACAGCACGTTGGCAGTTTATGGAGTGGGTACTACACCTATTTTTAAACAGGTAATTACTGCAAGCAATAATAAATTCAAACTCATTGAAAAAGAATCTGGAGTGGGCCCGTCGGATCATACTTCATTCTATTTAAGTGATATTCCTGTATTACACTTTTTTACAGGCCAGCATGAAGACTACCATAAACCTGGAGATGATGCTGAAAAGCTGAATTATGAAGGAATGGAATCTGTATCAAATTATATTTTTGACATTATTACCGATTTGGACGACAACGGTAAGTTAGCCTTTAGAAAAACCAAAAACGAAAGTGATGAAACACCTCGTTTTAAAGTTACACTAGGTGTTGTACCAGATTATATGTTCGACGGAAAAGGGATGCGTATTGATGGAGTAAGTGAAGACAAGCCCGCCCAAAAAGCAGGGTTGCAAAAAGGTGATGTAGTATTACAATTAGGAGATAGTACTATTGTTGATATGATGGGTTATATGAGAGCATTGTCCGCTTTTAAAGTAGGAGATGCTACTACTGTAAAAGTGAAGCGAAACGGAGAAGAAATAGAAAAGGAAGTAACGTTTTAA
- a CDS encoding metallophosphoesterase codes for MRYYYKLVVTVVFIFLLNACATYNTQIKKGVTSIKFPTREIEHTFYLIGDAGNSEMGTSSIALQSFKKELSNASKNSTAIFLGDNIYPKGLPKKSHKNRTFAEHQLNVQTDAVKNFKGETIFIPGNHDWYSGLKGLKRQEEYIEKILGRNTFLPENGCPIEKIDINDNTVLIVIDSEWYLTDWDKHPTINDDCEIRTRTKFFEEFEGLIKKSSGKTTLIALHHPMFSNGPHGGQYSFASHMKPLPVLGTLKNLIRKTGGVSPADIQNRSYNKFIKRIVTLAQENEKVIFVSGHDHNLQYLKKDNIPQIISGSGSKNTATKNVSAEFTSSDSGYAILNIFKDGSSSVKFFSAKTNGVIFQTEVIPSNASAESQSYTYNSPPAAKASIYTDKEVDKSGFHKSIWGERYRKYYGTKVNAPTVNLDTMFGGLKPIRKGGGHQSKSLRLIDKEGRQYVMRALRKSAEVYLQAMAFKEQYIIGEFEDTFTENLLQDFYTGSHPYAPFATGVLSDAVDLFHTNPVLYYVPKQEILGSFNDEFGDELYMIEEHVSDSHQNLKSYGFTKKIESTDDLLKKLRKDEKYVVDDATYLRARLFDMVIGDWDRHVDQWRWAEFKDKKTDKVIYKPIPRDRDQAFSIMGDGFLMKIATRIVPPLKLMEGFNDEIRNVKGFNSSPYSLDMIMISQTDKKQWQEQAKFIQKNLTSDVIDDALKMMPKEVQDETITEIKRVLLSRIKGLSKTADEYYKIISKFAVIRGTDKDDWFDIERLSNGATKVTGYRIKNGKKKDVFHQRTYLKHDTKEIWIYGLDDEDVFKTYGEGNDLIKIRIIGGQNNDTYQIENGKRVVLYDYKSKKNKFPTKRGRKKLTDDYETNVYDYTKLKNNINQITPTIGFNPDDGVKIGVSNTFTTYGFERNPFTSQHSLSGSYYFATNGFELIYHGEFANFIGSWNLGFEASLTSPNYSINFFDYGNETINPNVIDDDTFDIDFNRVKISSISFKPSLIKNGKHGTQFKIGASYESIEVEETEDRFINDFYNQTEIENENQFLGADVEFSFENRDNNAFPTMGMHASLQVGYKANLEKSNMFGYIIPSIGFDYKLVPSGNLVLATKLKGNVIFGDNFEFYQAASLGANDGLRGYRNQRFTGKSSFYQSTDLRLNLRKVRTGLLPLHIGVYGGFDYGRVWFNSEDSDKWHNSYGGGVFANAADIITFQVSLFNAVDGARFSFGLGFGF; via the coding sequence ATGAGATACTATTACAAACTTGTAGTAACAGTTGTTTTTATTTTTTTACTCAATGCGTGTGCAACCTACAACACTCAAATAAAAAAAGGAGTTACAAGTATAAAATTTCCTACTAGAGAAATTGAACATACTTTTTATTTAATTGGTGATGCTGGTAATTCAGAAATGGGTACTTCTTCAATTGCTTTACAGTCTTTTAAAAAAGAACTTTCTAATGCCTCAAAAAATAGTACGGCTATATTTTTAGGAGATAATATTTACCCTAAAGGATTACCAAAGAAAAGTCATAAAAATAGAACTTTTGCTGAGCATCAACTTAATGTTCAAACTGATGCGGTTAAAAATTTTAAAGGCGAAACCATTTTTATTCCCGGAAATCACGATTGGTACTCTGGGTTAAAGGGGCTAAAACGTCAAGAAGAATATATTGAGAAAATTTTAGGCAGAAACACTTTTTTGCCCGAAAACGGATGTCCTATTGAAAAAATAGATATTAACGATAATACAGTATTGATTGTAATAGATAGCGAATGGTATTTAACTGATTGGGATAAACATCCAACAATTAATGATGATTGCGAGATAAGAACACGTACCAAGTTTTTTGAAGAATTTGAAGGTCTAATTAAAAAATCTAGTGGAAAAACAACGCTTATAGCTTTACATCATCCTATGTTTAGCAATGGACCACATGGAGGTCAATACTCTTTTGCTTCACATATGAAACCGTTACCAGTTTTGGGAACTTTAAAAAATCTGATTAGAAAAACTGGCGGGGTTTCACCTGCGGATATTCAAAATCGATCATATAATAAATTCATAAAAAGGATAGTAACTTTGGCTCAGGAAAATGAAAAAGTAATCTTTGTTTCTGGGCACGATCATAATTTACAATATCTTAAGAAAGATAATATACCTCAAATAATAAGTGGCTCTGGTTCAAAAAATACTGCAACTAAAAATGTGTCAGCAGAATTTACCTCTAGCGATTCGGGATACGCCATATTAAATATATTTAAAGATGGCTCTTCTTCGGTAAAATTCTTTTCAGCTAAAACTAATGGCGTAATATTTCAAACTGAAGTTATTCCTTCTAATGCGTCAGCTGAGAGTCAATCGTATACTTATAATTCACCACCAGCCGCTAAAGCATCAATTTATACCGATAAAGAAGTTGATAAAAGCGGATTTCATAAAAGTATTTGGGGAGAACGTTATCGTAAATATTATGGTACAAAAGTTAATGCTCCTACAGTAAATTTAGATACGATGTTTGGTGGTTTAAAACCTATCAGAAAAGGAGGTGGTCACCAGTCTAAATCTTTACGGTTGATAGATAAAGAAGGAAGGCAATATGTTATGCGTGCTTTGCGTAAAAGTGCCGAGGTTTATTTACAAGCTATGGCTTTTAAAGAGCAATATATTATTGGTGAGTTTGAAGATACTTTTACCGAAAATTTATTGCAAGACTTTTATACTGGATCACATCCCTATGCTCCTTTTGCCACAGGAGTATTATCTGATGCAGTTGACCTTTTCCATACAAATCCAGTATTATATTATGTCCCAAAACAAGAAATTTTAGGGTCATTTAATGATGAGTTTGGAGATGAATTGTATATGATTGAAGAGCATGTTTCCGATAGCCATCAAAACCTAAAAAGTTATGGTTTTACCAAAAAAATTGAAAGTACAGATGATTTATTAAAAAAATTAAGAAAGGATGAGAAATATGTGGTTGATGATGCTACCTACCTAAGAGCTAGGCTGTTTGATATGGTTATTGGTGATTGGGACAGACATGTTGATCAGTGGCGTTGGGCAGAGTTTAAAGACAAAAAAACAGATAAGGTAATCTATAAACCTATACCTAGAGATAGAGATCAAGCATTTTCTATTATGGGAGACGGGTTTTTAATGAAAATTGCAACTAGAATTGTACCACCTTTAAAATTGATGGAAGGGTTTAATGATGAAATTAGAAATGTGAAAGGTTTTAACTCCAGTCCATATTCTTTAGATATGATTATGATTAGTCAGACCGATAAAAAACAATGGCAAGAACAGGCTAAGTTTATTCAAAAAAATTTAACTTCTGATGTAATTGATGATGCTTTAAAAATGATGCCAAAAGAAGTTCAAGATGAAACTATCACTGAAATAAAGAGGGTTTTATTATCTAGAATTAAAGGTCTTTCTAAAACTGCCGATGAGTATTATAAAATCATAAGTAAATTCGCTGTAATTAGAGGTACAGACAAGGACGATTGGTTTGATATTGAAAGATTATCAAATGGAGCTACTAAAGTTACGGGCTATAGAATTAAAAATGGAAAAAAGAAAGATGTCTTTCATCAAAGAACCTATTTAAAACATGATACTAAAGAAATTTGGATTTATGGTCTAGATGATGAAGATGTATTTAAAACCTATGGAGAAGGGAATGATTTAATTAAAATAAGAATTATTGGCGGGCAAAATAACGACACATACCAAATTGAAAATGGAAAGAGGGTTGTGCTTTATGATTATAAATCAAAGAAAAATAAATTTCCCACTAAAAGAGGTAGAAAAAAACTGACAGATGATTATGAAACTAATGTTTATGATTATACCAAATTAAAGAACAATATAAATCAAATTACACCAACTATAGGTTTTAATCCTGATGATGGAGTTAAAATAGGTGTTTCAAATACGTTTACTACTTATGGTTTTGAGCGAAATCCATTTACTTCTCAGCACTCGCTTTCTGGGTCTTATTATTTTGCCACCAATGGTTTTGAACTTATATATCATGGCGAGTTTGCCAATTTTATAGGTTCATGGAACTTGGGTTTTGAAGCTAGCCTTACTAGCCCTAATTACAGTATTAACTTTTTTGATTATGGAAATGAAACGATTAACCCTAATGTTATAGATGATGATACCTTTGATATAGATTTCAATCGTGTAAAAATAAGTAGTATCTCATTTAAACCATCATTAATTAAAAATGGGAAGCATGGTACTCAGTTTAAAATTGGGGCAAGTTATGAGTCCATTGAAGTTGAAGAAACAGAGGATAGATTCATCAACGATTTTTATAATCAAACTGAAATTGAAAACGAAAATCAATTTTTAGGTGCAGATGTAGAATTTAGTTTTGAAAATAGAGACAATAACGCTTTTCCAACTATGGGTATGCATGCTAGCTTACAAGTTGGTTACAAAGCCAATTTAGAGAAGTCCAATATGTTTGGATATATTATTCCTTCAATTGGCTTTGACTATAAATTGGTGCCATCAGGCAATTTAGTGTTGGCAACAAAACTCAAAGGAAATGTTATTTTTGGTGATAATTTTGAATTTTACCAAGCAGCTTCGCTTGGAGCGAATGACGGATTAAGAGGGTACAGAAATCAACGTTTTACAGGAAAATCTTCATTTTATCAAAGTACAGATTTGCGATTAAACCTAAGAAAAGTTAGAACAGGATTATTACCCTTACACATTGGTGTTTATGGCGGGTTTGATTATGGAAGAGTTTGGTTTAATAGTGAAGATTCTGATAAATGGCACAACTCCTATGGCGGTGGAGTATTTGCCAATGCAGCTGATATCATCACATTTCAGGTGTCTCTGTTTAATGCTGTTGATGGAGCCCGATTTTCGTTTGGTTTAGGTTTTGGATTTTAA
- a CDS encoding DUF4345 domain-containing protein, translated as MIRNKSDFTNKIHLIISVLIVIPVAIVYGFQPDLVFDIRFNSIDEFNFSKAIMGLYLGFSVLWILGIFKSSFFKAAIITNIVFMLGLGFGRALSIFLDGNPSSIYIFGLIAELFLGFYGVWVLRNSTTSN; from the coding sequence ATGATTAGAAACAAGTCTGACTTTACCAATAAAATCCATCTAATCATTTCTGTATTGATTGTTATTCCTGTTGCTATTGTTTACGGATTTCAACCTGATTTGGTATTTGATATTCGATTCAACAGTATTGACGAATTTAACTTCTCCAAAGCCATTATGGGCTTGTACTTAGGGTTCTCTGTACTTTGGATTTTAGGAATTTTTAAGTCTTCCTTTTTTAAAGCAGCCATCATAACCAACATCGTTTTTATGTTAGGCTTAGGGTTTGGCAGAGCATTAAGTATTTTTTTGGATGGCAACCCCTCTTCAATCTATATTTTTGGATTAATAGCAGAGTTGTTTTTAGGGTTTTATGGAGTTTGGGTATTGAGGAATAGTACTACTTCAAATTAG
- a CDS encoding TolB family protein, protein MVLTISCKNDKKTEQNNTKETEVKVDSALTALIYPEETHFKTLRQVTFGGDNAEAYWSFDDKQIVFQSNHKKWGVECDQMFLMNANETLDSLVAPPMLSTGKGRTTCAYFLPDNKSIVYASTHLGGEECPDAPLRKEGKYVWPIYSSYDIFVADLEGNITKQLTTEKGYDAEATVSPQGDKIVFTSDRSGDLELYTMNIDGSDVKQITFELGYDGGAFFSPDGTKLIFRSSRPKTEEEIKQYKELLAEGLVMPTEMELYICNADGSDLRQLTNLGNANWSPFFHPSGEKILFSSNFEAERGFPFNLYMIDLDGKNLTRITHGETFDAFPVFSNDGTKLIFSSNRNNGGGRDTNLFIAEWQD, encoded by the coding sequence ATGGTTTTAACAATATCTTGTAAAAACGATAAAAAAACGGAGCAAAATAACACAAAGGAAACGGAAGTTAAAGTTGATTCAGCTCTAACGGCATTAATATACCCGGAAGAAACTCATTTTAAAACCTTACGACAAGTAACTTTTGGCGGTGACAATGCCGAAGCCTATTGGAGTTTTGACGATAAACAAATTGTATTTCAATCTAACCATAAAAAATGGGGTGTTGAATGCGATCAAATGTTTTTGATGAATGCTAATGAAACCTTGGATAGTTTAGTTGCTCCACCTATGCTAAGTACAGGGAAAGGACGAACCACTTGTGCTTATTTTTTACCAGACAATAAAAGTATTGTTTATGCTTCTACCCATTTGGGAGGTGAGGAATGTCCTGATGCTCCGTTGCGTAAAGAAGGAAAATATGTTTGGCCAATTTATAGTAGTTATGATATTTTTGTGGCTGACCTTGAAGGAAATATTACTAAACAACTAACGACTGAAAAAGGTTATGATGCAGAGGCTACTGTTTCGCCACAAGGTGATAAAATTGTATTTACTTCTGACAGGAGTGGCGACTTAGAATTGTATACCATGAATATTGACGGCTCTGATGTAAAACAGATTACTTTTGAGCTAGGCTATGATGGCGGTGCATTCTTTTCACCTGATGGTACAAAATTAATATTCCGTTCTTCACGACCAAAAACAGAAGAAGAAATAAAGCAATACAAAGAGTTGTTGGCAGAAGGTTTGGTAATGCCTACTGAAATGGAACTCTACATTTGTAATGCAGACGGTTCCGACTTACGCCAACTGACCAATTTGGGCAATGCAAATTGGAGTCCGTTTTTTCACCCTTCAGGAGAGAAAATATTGTTTTCATCGAATTTTGAAGCCGAACGTGGTTTTCCATTCAATTTATATATGATTGACCTTGATGGAAAAAATCTGACCCGAATTACACATGGAGAAACTTTTGATGCTTTCCCGGTATTTTCTAATGATGGTACAAAACTGATTTTTTCTTCAAATAGAAATAATGGAGGTGGTAGAGATACCAACTTGTTTATTGCAGAATGGCAGGACTAA